One window of the Bombus pyrosoma isolate SC7728 linkage group LG5, ASM1482585v1, whole genome shotgun sequence genome contains the following:
- the LOC122567995 gene encoding uncharacterized protein LOC122567995, producing MEVQLGALVLSPTLFNIYVAGLEDKLRKGQAGGIAIGGRKVWSLTYADDIVLTADREEELKEMLRKFKKFLKEAELELSTEKTKIVVFEKRRNKRRQRKWNWGEQELEEVEEIRYLEYILQKNGSDERHIQDRKRRAMITMKKTWSMGERIFKQDYERRMKMFEALVESVALFGAEVWGWNMEELLDRVKRGYVKWILGLDRTTPNYILTEECKIEEIKVKALKRAVRYEERTLESEKELVKECIKERE from the exons ATGG aaGTTCAACTTGGTGCCTTGGTGCTGAGCCCGACATTATTTAACATCTACGTGGCAGGGCTGGAAGACAAACTAAGGAAAGGGCAAGCCGGGGGCATAGCGATAGGAGGAAGAAAGGTATGGTCACTGACGTACGCAGATGATATTGTATTGACGGCGGATAGGGAAGAGGAGCTAAAGGAGATGCTaaggaaattcaaaaaatttttaaaagaagcaGAATTGGAGCTAAGCacagaaaagacaaaaatagtagtattcgaaaaaagaagaaacaaaaggagacaaagaaaatggaattggGGAGAGCAAGAACTAGAAGAAGTGGAGGAGATAAGATACCTAGAGTACATACTACAGAAAAACGGCAGCGATGAGAGGCACATACAGGACAGGAAAAGGAGAGCGATGATaacaatgaagaaaacatggagcatgggagaaagaatattcaaacaggactacgagaggagaatgaagatgTTTGAAGCACTAGTAGAGAGCGTGGCGCTGTTTGGAGCAGAGGTATGGGgttggaacatggaagaatTGCTGGATAGGGTAAAAAGAGGGTACGTAAaatggatcttaggtttagaCAGGACAACACCAAACTACATACTGACAGAAGAGTGCAAAATAGAGGAAATCAAGGTAAAAGCGTTAAAAAGAGCAGTAAGGTACGAGGAAAGAACTCTAGAATCAgaaaaggagctggtaaaagagtgtataaaggagagagag
- the LOC122567993 gene encoding CCA tRNA nucleotidyltransferase 1, mitochondrial isoform X1, which yields MLAILSGVNYISSYRLLRAYKTWQKVIMKEEPMPRSRSDPVIKKLDSPLFHSIFTPELNTLAQLFRKYNYQLKLAGGAVRDILMDIKPVDLDFATDATPEEMKSMFEKENIRMINNKGEKHGTITSRINDKENFEVTTLRIDTHTDGRHAEVKFTQDWKLDALRRDLTINSMFLDFEGRIYDYFFGYDDLQKRRVAFVGNPTYRIKEDYLRILRYFRFYGRIAEQPDIHDESTIIAIKENIHGLEEISGERIWNEWSKILSGNYAKELTLKLLECGITRYVGLPENPNIKNFEIVHDTSKKNNISLQPITYLAVMLKDENEVLQLHNRLKLSAYERDLALFLVRYGEDKPSVNLKFYKGVLIHWKGNVINARSYICELLNSKQYFSLAKDVEKLVIPRFPVSGDMLKQYVKKGKMMGIVIKELKDIWLDKDFDTNAEELLQEVPRIISELEDKKLEKDNMFLSK from the exons ATGCTTGCAATCCTTTCTggtgtaaattatatttcttcttatcgCCTTTTAAGa GCGTATAAAACTTGGCAAAAAGTTATCATGAAAGAAGAACCAATGCCACGAAGCAGATCTGATCCAGTAATTAAAAAACTGGATAGTCCATTGTTTCATTCTATATTTACACCAGAACTTAATACTTTAGCACAATTGTTTAGAAAGTATAATTACCAACTAAAACTTGCTGGTGGTGCTGTCAGAGATATTTTAATGGATATAAAACCTGTAGATTTAGATTTTGCGACAGATGCTACCCCAGAGGAAATGAAAAGtatgtttgaaaaagaaaatatcagaatgattaataataaaggGGAAAAACATG gtacaattacttcaagaataaatgataaagaaaattttgaagtaaCTACACTTAGAATCGACACACACACTGATGGTAGACATGCAGAAGTCAAATTTACACAAGATTGGAAACTAGATGCTCTTCGTAGAGATCTGACAATAAATTCCATGTTTCTTGATTTTGAAGGAAGAATATATGATTATTTCTTCGGTTATGATGATTTACAGAAACGAAGAGTTGCTTTTGTAGGAAATCCAACATATAGAATTAAGGAAGATTATCTTCGAATTTTAAG gtattttcgattttatgGAAGAATTGCAGAACAACCAGATATTCATGATGAATCAACTATAATagcaataaaagaaaatatacatggATTAGAAGAAATATCTGGAGAAAGAATTTGGAATGAATGGTCAAAAATCCTTTCTGGAAATTATGCTAAAGAACTAACTTTGAAATTGTTAGAATGTGGCATCACAAG ataTGTGGGACTTCCAGAAaatccaaatataaaaaactttGAGATCGTTCACGATACatctaagaaaaataatatttctttgcaaCCAATTACTTATCTTGCTGTAATGctaaaagatgaaaatgaagtATTGCAACTTCATAATAGATTAAAGTTATCTGCATATGAAAGAGATTTAGCATTATTTTTAGTTAGATACGGGGAAGATAAACCTTCAgtaaatctaaaattttacaaaggaGTTCTTATTCATTGGAAAGGAAATGTTATTAATGCAAGAAGTTATATTTGTGAATTATTAAACTCTAAACAATATTTTAGTCTTGCTAAAGATGTAGAAAAATTAGTAATACCAAG ATTTCCAGTTAGTGGAGACATGTTAAAACAATATGTTAAGAAGGGGAAAATGATGGGTATTGTTATTAaggaattaaaagatatttggTTGGACAAAGATTTTGACACAAATGCAGAAGAACTATTACAGGAGGTCCCACGAATTATTAGTGAATTAGaggataaaaaattagaaaaagataacatgtttttaagtaaataa
- the LOC122567993 gene encoding CCA tRNA nucleotidyltransferase 1, mitochondrial isoform X2, with the protein MKSMFEKENIRMINNKGEKHGTITSRINDKENFEVTTLRIDTHTDGRHAEVKFTQDWKLDALRRDLTINSMFLDFEGRIYDYFFGYDDLQKRRVAFVGNPTYRIKEDYLRILRYFRFYGRIAEQPDIHDESTIIAIKENIHGLEEISGERIWNEWSKILSGNYAKELTLKLLECGITRYVGLPENPNIKNFEIVHDTSKKNNISLQPITYLAVMLKDENEVLQLHNRLKLSAYERDLALFLVRYGEDKPSVNLKFYKGVLIHWKGNVINARSYICELLNSKQYFSLAKDVEKLVIPRFPVSGDMLKQYVKKGKMMGIVIKELKDIWLDKDFDTNAEELLQEVPRIISELEDKKLEKDNMFLSK; encoded by the exons ATGAAAAGtatgtttgaaaaagaaaatatcagaatgattaataataaaggGGAAAAACATG gtacaattacttcaagaataaatgataaagaaaattttgaagtaaCTACACTTAGAATCGACACACACACTGATGGTAGACATGCAGAAGTCAAATTTACACAAGATTGGAAACTAGATGCTCTTCGTAGAGATCTGACAATAAATTCCATGTTTCTTGATTTTGAAGGAAGAATATATGATTATTTCTTCGGTTATGATGATTTACAGAAACGAAGAGTTGCTTTTGTAGGAAATCCAACATATAGAATTAAGGAAGATTATCTTCGAATTTTAAG gtattttcgattttatgGAAGAATTGCAGAACAACCAGATATTCATGATGAATCAACTATAATagcaataaaagaaaatatacatggATTAGAAGAAATATCTGGAGAAAGAATTTGGAATGAATGGTCAAAAATCCTTTCTGGAAATTATGCTAAAGAACTAACTTTGAAATTGTTAGAATGTGGCATCACAAG ataTGTGGGACTTCCAGAAaatccaaatataaaaaactttGAGATCGTTCACGATACatctaagaaaaataatatttctttgcaaCCAATTACTTATCTTGCTGTAATGctaaaagatgaaaatgaagtATTGCAACTTCATAATAGATTAAAGTTATCTGCATATGAAAGAGATTTAGCATTATTTTTAGTTAGATACGGGGAAGATAAACCTTCAgtaaatctaaaattttacaaaggaGTTCTTATTCATTGGAAAGGAAATGTTATTAATGCAAGAAGTTATATTTGTGAATTATTAAACTCTAAACAATATTTTAGTCTTGCTAAAGATGTAGAAAAATTAGTAATACCAAG ATTTCCAGTTAGTGGAGACATGTTAAAACAATATGTTAAGAAGGGGAAAATGATGGGTATTGTTATTAaggaattaaaagatatttggTTGGACAAAGATTTTGACACAAATGCAGAAGAACTATTACAGGAGGTCCCACGAATTATTAGTGAATTAGaggataaaaaattagaaaaagataacatgtttttaagtaaataa